The Cohnella abietis genome has a segment encoding these proteins:
- a CDS encoding FecCD family ABC transporter permease, giving the protein MRNQSIEFIMAGRRQRRRRWILVTSLLAALAFTLCCAMLLLGNTIYPVKDVIRALSGEQLKGVSFAVNTIRLPRMLAGLFAGFAFGLAGHTFQTMLRNPLANPNVIGVTSGSSVVAVYCIVVLHTSAAMVSIASVIAGLATVIFIYILSRGKTFSIGRLILVGIGIQAMLDAVISYLLLVSAQQDVPSALRWLTGSLNGSQMHQLPPLVIIVIICSPIVILLGKHLSILELGEQSASSLGVNTDKTRIVLIVSSVFMVAIATATTGPIAFVSFLSGPIAKRLVGAGSSNIIPAGLVGINLVLAADLIGQFAFEYRFPVGIITGLLGAPYLIFLLIRMNRKGEL; this is encoded by the coding sequence ATGAGAAATCAATCTATTGAATTTATTATGGCGGGAAGACGTCAAAGACGCCGCCGATGGATACTTGTCACTAGTCTCCTTGCAGCACTTGCATTCACTCTTTGCTGCGCCATGCTTTTACTCGGAAACACCATCTATCCCGTTAAAGATGTCATTCGAGCACTTTCGGGAGAACAGCTCAAAGGCGTCTCTTTTGCCGTTAATACAATACGTCTACCGAGAATGCTAGCGGGTCTCTTTGCCGGGTTTGCTTTTGGTCTTGCAGGTCACACCTTCCAGACCATGCTGCGCAATCCCCTTGCGAACCCAAATGTCATTGGTGTTACGTCCGGCTCAAGCGTGGTAGCTGTTTATTGCATAGTTGTCCTTCATACAAGCGCAGCTATGGTTTCCATTGCTTCAGTGATTGCTGGTCTTGCCACGGTTATATTTATTTATATACTTTCCAGAGGAAAGACATTTTCAATCGGGCGATTAATCCTTGTAGGGATAGGCATACAGGCAATGCTTGACGCTGTAATCTCCTATCTTCTACTGGTTAGCGCCCAACAAGATGTTCCCTCTGCTCTTAGATGGCTGACTGGCAGTCTTAACGGCTCTCAAATGCATCAGCTGCCGCCTCTTGTCATCATCGTGATTATCTGTTCGCCTATCGTAATCTTACTGGGCAAGCATCTAAGTATATTGGAGCTTGGAGAACAATCGGCTTCTTCACTAGGCGTGAACACGGACAAAACAAGAATTGTTCTTATTGTGAGCTCCGTATTCATGGTTGCTATTGCTACCGCTACCACGGGTCCGATCGCCTTTGTATCCTTCCTTTCGGGACCAATCGCGAAAAGACTCGTCGGTGCAGGCTCCTCGAACATAATTCCGGCAGGCCTTGTTGGCATTAATTTGGTCCTGGCAGCAGATCTAATTGGACAATTTGCTTTTGAGTACAGATTCCCCGTAGGCATCATTACTGGATTACTCGGAGCACCTTATCTAATCTTCTTGTTAATCCGAATGAATCGAAAGGGAGAATTATAA
- a CDS encoding ABC transporter ATP-binding protein yields MKPTHIFQAEQVIAGYENKTVIHGVDLVIPSNKISVIIGSNGCGKSTLLKTMARLIKPAAGSITLDGRSISKIPPKPLARVIGLLPQSPIVPEGISVADLVGRGRFPHQSLLSGWTKKDYEAVADAMEIMDITEFANHNIDELSGGQRQRVWIAMALAQQTDILFLDEPTTFLDITYQVEILDLLTDLNRKHGTTIVMVLHDINLSARYADHIFALHQGKLVAEGEPAKVITSTLVKDIFGLNCIVIDDPISGSPLVVPKGRYHVQDA; encoded by the coding sequence ATGAAACCGACGCATATTTTTCAAGCCGAGCAAGTAATAGCAGGCTATGAAAATAAAACGGTTATCCACGGTGTAGACCTTGTTATTCCTAGCAATAAAATAAGCGTTATTATTGGATCAAACGGCTGCGGGAAGTCTACGCTTCTTAAAACAATGGCTAGACTTATAAAACCCGCAGCTGGCAGCATCACTCTAGACGGCAGGTCAATTTCTAAAATACCACCCAAACCATTGGCTCGAGTGATAGGATTGCTACCACAGTCCCCTATTGTTCCGGAAGGAATTTCTGTTGCAGATTTGGTCGGACGAGGAAGGTTTCCGCATCAATCCTTGCTCAGTGGATGGACAAAAAAGGATTATGAAGCCGTTGCCGATGCTATGGAAATTATGGATATAACCGAGTTTGCCAATCATAATATTGACGAGCTGTCAGGAGGTCAGCGACAGCGCGTCTGGATTGCAATGGCTCTGGCGCAACAAACCGATATCTTATTTCTCGATGAACCGACAACCTTTTTAGATATCACCTATCAAGTCGAGATTCTTGACCTGCTCACAGACCTTAACCGAAAACACGGAACTACGATTGTAATGGTGCTTCATGATATCAACTTGTCCGCGCGTTATGCAGATCATATTTTTGCGCTTCATCAAGGAAAGCTTGTCGCTGAGGGAGAACCCGCAAAGGTTATTACAAGCACACTAGTTAAAGATATTTTCGGACTTAACTGTATTGTGATAGACGATCCCATTTCGGGATCTCCTTTGGTGGTACCAAAAGGACGATATCATGTTCAAGATGCTTAA
- a CDS encoding Abi family protein: protein MIRISHSFKPSKTIDEQLDIFKSRGLIIEDELWAKGILKRVSYYRFTAYTLSLKTDDVFHAGVTFKQIFRLYDFDLKFRLLLLEIIEVVEVSMRTYIALVLADKYDGMGYIDSENFDDASKHAKFIADLDQLLKQSKDVFVKHYFYKYDGEFPIWVVNEVITLGVLSKMFKNMKKQDKNELGRKYYARVNGDYLASWLHALSNLRNICAHYGRTYNRNFSIPPKLFVRDHKVIKDNYKVFTPVYVVKYMINDKTYWNSWVERLRALIDEYTEVDKGLIGFPEDWYHLLKV, encoded by the coding sequence ATGATCCGAATTTCGCACTCGTTTAAACCCTCAAAGACAATTGATGAACAATTGGATATATTCAAATCCAGGGGACTAATTATAGAGGATGAACTATGGGCTAAAGGAATTCTGAAGCGAGTAAGCTATTATAGGTTTACAGCATACACATTATCGCTAAAGACGGATGACGTATTTCATGCTGGAGTTACTTTTAAGCAGATATTTAGATTATACGATTTTGACTTAAAGTTCAGGTTATTATTATTGGAAATCATTGAAGTTGTAGAAGTGTCGATGAGAACTTATATCGCTCTAGTATTAGCTGATAAGTATGATGGTATGGGATATATAGATAGCGAAAACTTTGATGATGCATCTAAACATGCAAAGTTTATTGCAGACTTAGATCAATTATTAAAGCAATCTAAGGATGTTTTTGTTAAGCACTATTTTTATAAGTATGATGGAGAATTTCCAATATGGGTTGTAAACGAAGTAATAACTCTTGGCGTGCTTTCGAAAATGTTTAAAAATATGAAGAAGCAGGATAAGAACGAACTAGGAAGAAAATATTACGCTAGAGTTAATGGTGATTATTTGGCAAGTTGGCTTCATGCACTAAGTAATCTTAGAAATATATGTGCCCATTATGGACGCACTTATAATAGGAACTTCTCTATCCCTCCGAAGTTATTTGTTCGTGATCATAAGGTTATCAAAGATAACTACAAGGTATTTACTCCGGTGTATGTAGTTAAATATATGATCAATGACAAAACATATTGGAACAGCTGGGTCGAGCGACTAAGAGCGCTTATAGATGAGTATACCGAAGTAGACAAAGGACTTATTGGATTCCCCGAGGACTGGTATCATTTATTGAAGGTATAG